A genomic window from Gymnodinialimonas ceratoperidinii includes:
- a CDS encoding KpsF/GutQ family sugar-phosphate isomerase has protein sequence MTQNQAQSLRDTGARVLRTEAQAVAALAEALPEDFAAAAEAILATTGRVILCGIGKSGHISRKISATFASTGTPSAFVHAAEASHGDLGMVMPGDLVILISNSGETTELNDIIGHVARFSIPLIGISKKPDSTLMRAADYRLTLPPAQEACSLGMAPTTSTTLALALGDALAVAVMERRGFLPEHFRTFHPGGKLGAQLSTAAQLMHGPEALPLVDAATPMAETLVVMSEKSFGIAGVVEGERLIGVISDGDLRRNIAHLTEHTAGEVATTRPRTIAPDLLAAEAMGMMATNKITALFVVDPDMRPLGIIHLHDLLRAGLA, from the coding sequence ATGACCCAGAACCAAGCTCAATCCCTGCGCGACACCGGCGCGCGCGTATTGCGGACCGAGGCGCAGGCCGTCGCGGCGCTGGCCGAGGCCCTGCCGGAAGATTTCGCCGCCGCCGCCGAGGCGATCCTCGCCACCACGGGCCGCGTGATCCTCTGCGGTATCGGCAAATCCGGCCACATCAGCCGCAAGATCAGCGCGACCTTTGCCTCCACCGGCACGCCCTCCGCTTTTGTCCATGCCGCCGAGGCCAGCCACGGCGATCTGGGCATGGTGATGCCCGGCGATCTGGTGATCCTGATCTCCAATTCCGGCGAAACGACGGAGCTGAATGACATCATCGGCCATGTCGCACGCTTCTCGATCCCGCTGATCGGCATTTCGAAAAAGCCCGACAGCACCCTGATGCGCGCCGCCGATTACCGCCTGACCCTGCCGCCCGCGCAAGAGGCCTGCTCCCTCGGCATGGCGCCCACGACCTCCACCACGCTGGCATTGGCGCTTGGTGATGCGCTGGCCGTCGCGGTGATGGAGCGGCGCGGGTTCCTGCCCGAGCATTTCCGGACCTTCCACCCCGGTGGCAAGTTGGGCGCACAGCTCTCTACTGCCGCGCAACTGATGCACGGACCCGAGGCGCTGCCGCTGGTCGATGCCGCAACGCCGATGGCGGAAACATTGGTGGTGATGAGCGAGAAGAGCTTCGGGATCGCCGGCGTGGTCGAGGGTGAGCGCCTGATCGGCGTCATCTCGGACGGCGACCTGCGGCGCAACATCGCCCACCTTACCGAGCATACGGCCGGCGAGGTCGCGACGACACGACCACGCACCATCGCGCCGGATCTGCTGGCTGCCGAAGCGATGGGCATGATGGCCACCAACAAGATCACCGCGCTTTTCGTGGTGGACCCGGACATGCGGCCCCTAGGGATCATCCACCTGCACGACCTGCTGCGCGCGGGCCTCGCCTGA
- the ilvA gene encoding threonine ammonia-lyase IlvA, which yields MKDFASAAQATTVALRDLFPATPLLKNAYLSERFGADIWLKREDLSPVRSYKLRGAFNAMRKVRAATPEITDFVCASAGNHAQGMAFVCAHFGVRGRIYMPVTTPEQKVLKTRTFGGDAVEIVLEGDFFDETQAAAKAYCAEVGAHFLSPFDDPDVIEGQASVAVEMLDQLGRAPDHLVLPVGGGGLSSGMLSYLREVGAETHTTLVEPAGGPSLTAALKIGAPQTIEITDTFVDGAAVARIGDRNFEVLRNVPKRDVLIAPENRICVTIQEMLNLEGVVLEPAGALSINVLDDIRDQVAGKTVVCVTSGGNFDFERLPEVKERAQKWQGLKKYFILRLPQRPGALRDFLDLLGDDDNITRFEYLKKNSRNFGSVLIGIESARASSFPELEERVASRGFGFRDITDDQILADFLI from the coding sequence ATGAAAGATTTTGCCTCCGCCGCCCAAGCCACGACCGTCGCCCTGCGGGACCTGTTCCCCGCCACGCCGCTTCTGAAGAACGCCTACCTGAGCGAGCGTTTCGGTGCGGATATCTGGCTCAAGCGCGAGGATCTGTCGCCGGTCCGATCCTACAAGCTGCGCGGGGCGTTCAACGCGATGCGCAAGGTGCGCGCGGCGACGCCCGAGATCACCGATTTCGTCTGCGCCAGCGCCGGCAACCACGCGCAGGGCATGGCCTTCGTCTGCGCCCATTTCGGCGTGCGCGGGCGCATCTACATGCCGGTGACCACGCCCGAGCAGAAGGTGCTGAAGACCCGAACCTTTGGCGGAGACGCGGTGGAGATCGTGCTGGAGGGGGATTTCTTCGACGAGACCCAGGCCGCCGCGAAAGCCTATTGCGCCGAGGTCGGCGCGCATTTCCTCTCGCCCTTCGACGATCCCGACGTGATTGAGGGGCAGGCCTCGGTCGCCGTCGAAATGCTCGATCAACTGGGCCGCGCGCCCGATCATCTGGTGCTGCCCGTGGGCGGCGGCGGCCTCTCCTCCGGCATGCTCTCCTACCTGCGCGAGGTCGGGGCCGAGACCCACACGACGCTGGTGGAGCCTGCGGGCGGCCCGAGCCTCACCGCCGCGCTTAAGATCGGCGCGCCGCAGACGATCGAGATCACCGATACCTTCGTGGACGGCGCCGCCGTGGCGCGCATCGGCGACCGCAACTTCGAGGTTTTGCGCAACGTGCCCAAACGCGACGTGCTGATCGCGCCCGAGAACCGGATCTGCGTCACCATTCAGGAAATGCTGAACCTTGAAGGCGTGGTGCTGGAGCCTGCCGGGGCGCTCTCGATCAACGTGCTTGATGACATCCGCGACCAGGTCGCGGGCAAGACGGTCGTCTGCGTGACATCGGGCGGCAACTTCGATTTCGAGCGTCTGCCCGAGGTGAAGGAGCGGGCGCAGAAATGGCAGGGGCTCAAGAAATACTTCATCCTGCGCCTGCCGCAGCGCCCCGGCGCCCTGCGTGATTTCCTTGATCTCCTTGGCGATGACGACAACATCACCCGCTTCGAGTACCTCAAGAAAAATTCACGCAACTTCGGCTCGGTCCTGATCGGCATCGAATCGGCCCGCGCCAGCAGCTTCCCCGAGCTGGAGGAACGCGTCGCCTCCCGCGGGTTCGGCTTCCGCGACATTACCGATGATCAGATCCTCGCGGATTTCCTGATCTGA
- a CDS encoding NUDIX hydrolase has product MNKRFGHWPEVGRTYRPRPGIYAIIDAGDCILASFQEITTPELQLPGGGIDPGEQPLAALHREVMEETGYRIHSPRRLGMFHRYTYMPDYDQYAHKQCHIYAARLGRRWSAPTEPGHTAVFLPWEVAREKLAVAGDRHFVAQYLAGL; this is encoded by the coding sequence ATGAACAAGCGTTTCGGACATTGGCCCGAGGTCGGGCGCACCTACCGCCCCCGCCCCGGCATCTATGCGATCATCGATGCCGGTGACTGCATTCTGGCCAGCTTTCAAGAGATCACCACGCCGGAATTGCAGCTGCCCGGCGGCGGCATCGATCCCGGAGAGCAACCGCTGGCGGCGCTGCACCGGGAAGTCATGGAAGAGACCGGCTACCGCATCCATTCCCCGCGTCGGTTGGGGATGTTTCACCGCTACACCTACATGCCGGATTACGATCAATACGCGCATAAACAGTGTCACATCTATGCCGCGCGGCTTGGGCGTCGCTGGTCGGCCCCGACAGAGCCGGGCCACACCGCGGTATTCCTGCCGTGGGAGGTGGCGCGCGAGAAGCTTGCCGTGGCGGGCGACAGGCATTTCGTGGCGCAGTATCTCGCGGGCCTCTAG
- a CDS encoding Hpt domain-containing protein, whose amino-acid sequence MTHVDWDRLNDLRADIGEEDFADVALLFVAELQETLHRLTPQAATAADFHFLRGSAANLGFVALVAACTRAEDACNEGATPDIRAVADAFASALAEVTPQVPELASAA is encoded by the coding sequence ATGACCCACGTGGACTGGGATCGGCTGAATGATTTGCGCGCGGACATCGGGGAAGAGGATTTCGCCGACGTGGCGCTGCTTTTCGTGGCGGAGCTGCAGGAGACGCTGCACAGGCTGACGCCGCAGGCCGCCACGGCCGCGGATTTCCATTTCCTGCGCGGCTCGGCGGCGAACCTGGGATTTGTCGCGCTCGTCGCGGCCTGCACGCGGGCGGAAGATGCCTGCAACGAGGGCGCTACGCCGGACATTCGCGCCGTGGCCGATGCCTTTGCCTCTGCCCTGGCCGAGGTGACGCCGCAGGTGCCGGAACTTGCCAGCGCCGCGTGA
- a CDS encoding argininosuccinate synthase has protein sequence MSAPKKVVLAYSGGLDTSIILKWLQTEYGCEVVTFTADLGQGEELEPARKKAEMMGASDIYIEDLREEFVRDFVFPMFRANALYEGLYLLGTSIARPLISKRLVEIAEETGADAVSHGATGKGNDQVRFELCAYSLNPEIQVIAPWREWDLGSRTKLIEFAEKHQIPIAKDKRGEAPFSVDANLLHTSSEGKMLEDPAEEAPDHILQRITRPEDAPDEPETVEIGFEKGDAVSINGEAMSPASILTELNRLGGKHGIGILDLVENRFVGMKSRGIYETPGGTILLEAHRGIEQITLDSGAGHLKDSIMPRYAELIYNGFWFSPEREMLQALIDKSQEHVTGTVRLKLYKGGVRTIARWSDHSLYSEAHVTFEEDMGAYDQTDAQGFIQLNALRLKLLAARNRKFK, from the coding sequence ATGTCAGCGCCCAAGAAGGTCGTGCTCGCCTATTCCGGCGGCCTCGATACCTCGATCATCCTGAAATGGTTGCAAACGGAGTATGGCTGCGAGGTCGTGACCTTCACTGCCGATCTGGGCCAGGGCGAAGAGCTGGAGCCCGCGCGCAAGAAGGCCGAGATGATGGGCGCCTCGGACATCTACATCGAGGACCTGCGCGAGGAATTCGTGCGCGATTTCGTCTTCCCGATGTTCCGCGCCAATGCGCTCTACGAGGGGCTTTACCTGCTTGGCACCTCCATCGCCCGTCCGCTGATTTCCAAGCGTCTGGTCGAGATCGCCGAGGAAACCGGTGCCGATGCCGTGTCCCACGGGGCCACCGGCAAGGGCAACGACCAGGTCCGCTTCGAGCTGTGCGCCTATTCCCTGAACCCCGAGATCCAGGTCATCGCGCCCTGGCGTGAGTGGGACCTCGGCTCGCGCACCAAGCTGATCGAGTTTGCCGAGAAGCACCAGATTCCGATCGCCAAGGACAAACGCGGCGAGGCGCCGTTCAGCGTCGACGCGAACCTCCTGCACACCTCCTCTGAGGGCAAGATGCTGGAAGATCCGGCCGAGGAAGCGCCCGATCATATCCTTCAGCGCATCACCCGCCCCGAGGATGCCCCCGATGAGCCTGAAACCGTGGAAATCGGTTTCGAGAAGGGTGACGCGGTTTCGATCAACGGCGAGGCGATGAGCCCGGCCTCGATCCTGACCGAGCTGAACCGTCTCGGCGGCAAGCACGGCATCGGTATCCTCGACCTGGTGGAGAACCGTTTCGTCGGGATGAAATCCCGCGGCATCTACGAGACGCCGGGCGGCACCATCCTGCTGGAAGCTCATCGCGGCATCGAACAGATCACGCTGGACAGCGGCGCGGGCCATCTGAAGGACAGCATCATGCCGCGTTACGCGGAGCTGATCTACAACGGCTTCTGGTTCTCGCCCGAGCGCGAAATGCTGCAGGCCCTGATCGACAAGAGCCAGGAGCATGTGACGGGCACCGTCCGCCTGAAGCTCTACAAGGGCGGCGTGCGCACCATCGCGCGCTGGTCGGACCATTCGCTCTACTCCGAGGCCCACGTGACTTTCGAAGAGGACATGGGTGCCTACGATCAGACCGACGCACAGGGCTTCATCCAGCTCAACGCGCTGCGTCTGAAGCTGTTGGCCGCGCGGAACCGAAAGTTCAAGTGA
- a CDS encoding PP2C family protein-serine/threonine phosphatase: protein MIPSLMIGEEHPRTNGLSPALTVLVLDDSPAQRNMVCAFLRKWGHRAISTGDPVEALARARDPEISLILCDWMMPEMTGPEFCRCLRAEVTETYPYVLLLTSKNERSAVPEGLAAGADDFLSKPVRPPELQARMNAGARIVAMQRELRAKNGLLETTLDELQQVYSAIDRDLDEARRLQMASLQDRHCARDGGDVSLLLEASGHVGGDMVGHFKVCDYVVGLYSIDVSGHGVASAMLAARIAGMLSEASPDQNIAMQRGSDGAFHALSPELAAARMNALMLKEVQTDRYFTICIAFANLRSGAVRMVQAGHPHPMILRAGGQVDVIGDGGPPVGLLPDMPFTSFEAQLSPGDRLLLYSDGLTECPDPSGTMLDDAGLITLMRTHRDLAGTEFLDALRNGLVGFAGHEDFPDDLSALLFSYRGRG from the coding sequence GTGATCCCCTCTCTGATGATCGGAGAGGAGCACCCGCGCACCAATGGCCTGTCCCCGGCGCTGACCGTGCTGGTGCTGGATGACAGCCCGGCGCAGCGCAACATGGTCTGCGCCTTCCTGCGAAAATGGGGGCACCGCGCGATCTCTACCGGCGATCCGGTGGAGGCGCTGGCAAGGGCGCGCGATCCCGAAATCTCGCTGATCCTCTGCGACTGGATGATGCCCGAGATGACCGGGCCGGAGTTCTGCCGATGCCTGCGCGCCGAGGTGACGGAGACCTATCCCTACGTGCTGCTTCTCACCTCCAAGAATGAACGCAGCGCCGTGCCCGAAGGCTTGGCCGCGGGTGCCGATGATTTCCTCAGCAAACCCGTGCGGCCGCCCGAACTTCAGGCCCGCATGAACGCCGGCGCCCGCATCGTGGCGATGCAACGGGAGCTGCGCGCCAAGAACGGCCTGCTCGAAACCACGCTTGACGAGTTGCAGCAGGTCTACAGCGCCATCGACCGCGATCTGGATGAGGCGCGGCGCCTGCAGATGGCCTCGCTTCAGGACAGGCACTGCGCGCGCGACGGGGGCGACGTGTCCCTTCTGCTGGAAGCAAGCGGCCATGTCGGGGGTGACATGGTGGGCCATTTCAAGGTCTGCGACTATGTCGTGGGGCTCTACAGCATCGATGTGTCCGGCCACGGCGTTGCCTCCGCCATGCTGGCCGCGCGGATCGCCGGCATGCTGTCCGAGGCGTCGCCGGATCAGAACATCGCCATGCAACGCGGGTCCGACGGCGCGTTTCACGCTCTCTCGCCCGAACTTGCGGCAGCGCGGATGAACGCGCTGATGCTGAAGGAGGTTCAGACCGACCGCTACTTCACCATCTGCATCGCCTTCGCGAACCTGCGCAGCGGGGCGGTCCGGATGGTTCAGGCCGGGCACCCCCACCCGATGATCCTGCGTGCAGGCGGGCAGGTGGATGTGATCGGCGATGGCGGGCCTCCGGTCGGCCTGCTGCCCGACATGCCCTTCACCTCCTTCGAGGCGCAGCTTTCGCCCGGCGATCGCTTGCTGCTCTATTCCGACGGTCTGACGGAATGCCCCGACCCCTCCGGCACCATGCTGGACGACGCTGGCCTGATCACCCTAATGCGCACCCATCGCGACCTTGCCGGAACCGAATTTCTGGATGCGCTGCGCAACGGCCTTGTGGGCTTCGCAGGCCATGAAGATTTCCCCGATGACCTCTCTGCCCTGCTCTTCAGCTATCGCGGACGCGGCTAG